ACCGACGGACGGCTCAACATACATCCGAATTCCGAAGTCCCAAGTTTTAGATGTGTGATCTGCCAGGAAAACACTAGAAGATCCATTTAGCCGGAATTGTACTTCTACACAACAATGtttaaatatatttttgaaaactgGATCGAAAACCTTTATCATGTTTATGAGGAAAATCAGACTGAAAACCTGAACAAGTTGACTCCGTTTGTGAGGAAAACCGACCGAAAACCAAACAAGTAACAAGGTTAAAAGAAGAAGAAATGGACGCTCAGAAAGACCATAACGCACCGCTCCGGCGTGCGTACCGAATCCCACGAGACAACATAGGAGCATCCAGAATAAGTGAGTGCCTGAACACGAACCTTGACTGGGGCTCTGCCATGGAAAATCGGAACGATTGTCAAGTTGAGGCATCATTGTGCCATCATTTAACAAAGGTGAACGGACAACACCAAGAGCCTGAAGTTTGCGGGaacacaatggcaaccatgtgaggGTCTTGTGCATCCCCAACAACAGTGCTTAGATGCCATCTACCCCTGAAGGCATAGATGTATCTCCCATTTAGATGAAACTCACAACTCAAGTCGGCTCTTTGAAGTCCTTATGTAATGGAAATTATGTTCTTAGCAGTTTGGGGCATCTTGATGACTAGAAATCTTCTCATCTTCAAAAATGAAAGACCCTCAATTAAGATTCTCCTTTTCGAAGATCGATTAAATGACTTTGCGATCCGCTTCAAGTGATCTATTTGAGAGTACAATTCCGTTGTGTAAAGATGCTTTCCATGATTGGATTCAGGTGGTCCTTTTGCAACAAGTCTGCCCTGTCTGTAAGCACTTGCTTGACTACCTCCATATCAGTATACCAAATTACGGTATAGGGGGTTATTGGAAACACATCTCTTTCTAAAAATATCAACTATACATGAATTCAAAGGACACAATGCATGAGACAACATTGTAATGTCTCGAAGAGGACTTAAATATACAAGTATACAACTACATACACAACCAAGATTGGAGTTTATTTACTTGTGTGCCACCTTCCCAAATCCATCTTGCCTCTTTTCTAGGCAGAACATAGATATTATTTATTACAAACGACACAAATTAATATATTAAATGTCACTTTTTTCTCCATCCAGCAGATTCCTCACGATTAGGGGAAGGCCATACCTAGGTGCAAGTGAGATGAAGTTCCTGGGCATGTGAACATACtgggaagagagggagaaggagaatcTTCTCAGGATCATCGTCATCACAGTCTGCACCTCGATCATGGTATAGTTCCTCCCTGGGCACCCACGTGGCCCGCATGAGAAGGCCAACATTGCATACGTGTTGTTGGCAGCCCCCAAGACGCCTTTCTCAAACCTCATGGGGTTGAACTCGTCGGCGTCGAGGCCCCAAATCTCCTTGCTCCGGTGCAACATCATGACCGGAATTGTTATCATGGTTCCTTTTCGAAATTTGATGTTTGCTAATGTTGTGTCAGACGCGGTCTTCCTTAGCAAGAACGGCAGGGGACTGTAGAGCCTCAGTGTCTCAAGAAGGAACATGTTAAGCTGCATTGACATATATGCACCAAGATATCAGAGAATTTATAAGACATGAATCAAAGTATTATGTCTTATATGAACATACTAGCTTGAGTTTGCCAAGGGCTTGGATGCTATTGATATAGGGGGCGTCGCCATCATCATCCCTACATTCTCTCAGCACTTCCTCCCTGAGCCTCTCTTGCCATTCTGGGTAGATGGTGAGCAAGAACATCCCCCAGGTGAGGAGGGTGGCACCTGTGTCCTGCCCTGCGGCGAAGATGGTCTTGCACTCACTGATCATCTCATCGCTGCTCAACGACTCAACTTCTTCTGACTTGCTTGCCCGCAACATCAACCCGATTAGGTCATCTCCGTCGACACCACTGGCAAGCCGCTCCTTTATGAGCCGTGTTGTCTTGCTCGTTATCGACCTGTCAAGTTTCCATGCCTGAAAGTTACGGCGGGTCGGCAGGTATCTGTATACACCAACAAATTTTTATTTAGCTAGACATATAGGTTGATCTGGCTGTGCCCTTCCAGTGCTTAATTAAGAGCTCTTGCAAATGTTTATACCTAAGTCCGGGTATTTGAGGATCTGCAAACGCACGCACCGCAAGCTTCTGGATCTCCTTGCCCTCGGCGAACCCCTCCCGGGCTTCTTTGTAGTGCGCGCCGAAGATCACCCGTTCAATGACTCCTAGAGTCAACTCTTCAGCGTAGCACCCCATGTCTATGTCGGCTTGGTGGCCGTCACCCTTTTCTATTAGGTTGCACCATTGCGCAATCATCTTTTGTGTGCTTTCCCTTGTCATAGCTGACACAGACTAACCCACAGGATAAACCACCAAAAGTAGGCTACTTAATTTAGTCCAACAAAACAGACGGCCAAAATAAACTTAATTACTACCGTACGTGTTGCAACAACCTTGAGGTTCTCGTGGTAGAAGATCGGGTATACAACTCTGCGATGCCGTTTCCAGTCATCACCGTTTGTGGTCAGAAGCCCTTTGCCGAAGATGCGTTCCAAGCTTGGGTTCAGGTAGTCCTTCTGGAACAACTCGGTCCTGTCTTCCAGTACTTGCTTGACTAGCTCCAAGTCAGTAGAATATATCGTCGGTGTTGGTCCCAACCAGTACAGAAATGTTTTCCCTGAGTAGATacccgcatatatatatatatatgatgaataaTCAGTCTTTCGGATGATAAAAAGTGAGAAACATTTCATGCATTTACCGTAATCGGCGGCCCATTTGTGAAAGAAAGGACTGACGCGGGAGGTGTAGTCGTGGCTGCCGATATCCAGAGGCGTCTTTCCTCTCTCGGCAATCAACATCTGTTTCATCTCCCACAAGGACCCAAGGACGAATCTGTAAGGTGGGCCTCGTATCCCCTGCCGTTCAAACCAGCCGGCGACGGCGTACGGCCTCCATACCAGATGCCACAGGGACCTCCAGATCAGCCAGAGAATAAGGATGGCCGCAAGGGTGTGTACAATTTCTACCATGGTCGCCTCCATGGATATACTCCCTCTAGTCAATGGTGAGTTTTATTCAAGTCTTGGATCGTGGCTAAGTATATAGGCTGGACGTGTGTCACTGTCCCGTCGTTTCCGGCTGTGAAGTACAGTTGATCTGTTGGAGCTTCATGCCATACTGATATTTCGGGAAGTGTCTTACAGTTACATGCATGCGAGGAAATAGCCACCATGTGATTTGAGTGTTGAGTTGGTATCGGTTGTTTCACTTTCACACTCATAATATAACTTTAGGCTTTAATTTTTATTTATGCCAGAATCTAACTTTAAGTTATAGAGCTCTGCCAGCGAACAAAGTGAATGTGTTGTGAAAATGTAATATGACCATTTTAATGAGAGTCAAATGCATTTCATTTTGTCAT
This window of the Triticum aestivum cultivar Chinese Spring chromosome 5D, IWGSC CS RefSeq v2.1, whole genome shotgun sequence genome carries:
- the LOC123125296 gene encoding cytochrome P450 709B2-like: MEATMVEIVHTLAAILILWLIWRSLWHLVWRPYAVAGWFERQGIRGPPYRFVLGSLWEMKQMLIAERGKTPLDIGSHDYTSRVSPFFHKWAADYGKTFLYWLGPTPTIYSTDLELVKQVLEDRTELFQKDYLNPSLERIFGKGLLTTNGDDWKRHRRVVYPIFYHENLKSVSAMTRESTQKMIAQWCNLIEKGDGHQADIDMGCYAEELTLGVIERVIFGAHYKEAREGFAEGKEIQKLAVRAFADPQIPGLRYLPTRRNFQAWKLDRSITSKTTRLIKERLASGVDGDDLIGLMLRASKSEEVESLSSDEMISECKTIFAAGQDTGATLLTWGMFLLTIYPEWQERLREEVLRECRDDDGDAPYINSIQALGKLKLLNMFLLETLRLYSPLPFLLRKTASDTTLANIKFRKGTMITIPVMMLHRSKEIWGLDADEFNPMRFEKGVLGAANNTYAMLAFSCGPRGCPGRNYTMIEVQTVMTMILRRFSFSLSSQYVHMPRNFISLAPRYGLPLIVRNLLDGEKSDI